ACTTACTTTTAAAAATATCCACTTTAGATTTATTACACTGTGCCTTTGAGTTTTATTCTATTAGCTAATTAAAGTGACTTCATTAAAGAAGTCAATTGTGTGATTGCACCCCAGAAGCTCTCTTTTATAAGACTCTCTTGACCTTTTAAaattcattaattatttttttttttcaaacatacCTCTGATTATATTACATATTTTTCGACAATATGTAATAAATACAATTACATACACATTAACTATTTCTCTATTCTAATTCTCTGTTCTAAGAAAAAACTTGTAAAACTAtataaaatagttaataaatttattattccaataaatttttttaattttcataatttacTCTATAGAGTCTTATATTTAGCGGAAGTAGTAATAAAATACTAATGATTTAGGGGAAAGATAAAATGCCAATGCAATCCAAAGGCTACTATTAGTGCTATTCATAGGACAGTTAAGAATAAATGGGAGAGGATCAAAAGGTGATTGGATCTtccataacaaaaataaaaaataaaaaatggggTTGTTAGATATGGAAGAGCACTTTGCGTTCTATGCTCTTATCAAGCAAACCATTTAACATCATAAATCACATAATCTTTGTTTGGCCTATTCTCCTTTATTTTACTCCTCCTATTTTTTCTCCTTCCCAAACACTCCTTAATCTTCCAGTTTGGTCGCTAATTCCATCGGATTCCAACTCGATTGGAAGGTACtttattcattcattcatttacTTATCAAATTTTCATTGTTGTTCATGAAATTAGTTTCTTGATCAGTGATTTGCAGTTAATTATTTTGACAATTACATGATTCATTTTCTATGAATCTATGATGTTTCAGGTTGTGTTGGCTGCTCACTTGTTTTGTTGGACAGGACAATTTATTGGCCATGGTGTATTTCAGGTTTCACCACTCAAAAACatcaatcattaaaaaaataactaaTCTGTTATAAAATGGAGACTAGGACTAAAAATCATCTATTAAACCCTAATTGTTAACTACAATTGAGGACATTTAATCAATTAGCAACATAGTCGTTCGTGAATGTCGATAGGGaaaatatatattcaattattattgcAATTGATCGAATCAAAGACTAAGAACCAAATTTGAAAGTGAGGTGATTTTCACTTTTTCATCTAATAATTGTTTGTATTTGTTATGTGTTACAGTTTTGATTCTTGTGTGTGAATATCTTGCGAAGAAAGCGAAAATGCATATTCATGATGAAGACAGAATCAGTAACTTACCGGATTGCCTTTTACTTCACATACTCTCTTTTTTGAAGGTCGAACCAGTCGTCCAAACTTGTGTACTCTCCAAAAGATGGAACAATATTTGGAAGCATCTTCCAACCCTTAGATTCAATTCACGGGACTTCAAGAGTTTGAAAGCTTTCACCAAATTTGTGTCTATAATTTTCTCTTTACGCTGTTCCTCAACTGCGTTATCTGCTCTCCATTTTGTCCGCAGTGGTATCGTGGAGCCTCACATACTCCAGTGGATTGTGAATTACGCGATTTCACACAATGTCCGGTTATTAGATATTGATGTCAGATGTGATATTAAACAATTTCCGTCTTGTTTATTTTCATGTCAAAGTTTAACATCTCTCCATCTTTCCGTTTGCAATAGAGTTTGTCGTGGGGAGAGAATATTATTTCCAAATTCAGTAAAAATGCCGGCATTAACCACTTTGTCTCTAAGGCGGTTTATCTTTTCTAGCGGCGATGATGGTCGTTGTGAACCCTTCTCCACATTTAGCAAGTTGAATAGTTTGACCATTCGATATTGTAAAGTCGTTGATGCACAAAACCTTTGCATATCAAGTCTCACACTTGTCAATTTAACCATACAAAATTTCCCTTATGTCAATGACGATTTTCGTAAAGTCGAGCTATCTTCTCCAAGTCTCTCTGTGTTTGCTTTTAGTGGTAGTCCTTGCATGGAACTATGCGGGAGCAATATTTCTTCTATTAAACACATAAACATTGACGCAAGACTGTCCGAGAACTCTGTTGATCCTCCTTCAATTTTACTAAGCACGTTGCTAAAGCTTGCTGATATCAAATCAATGACCGTCACAGCAGATACTCTTCAGGTATACCTTAAATAgaatattttggttagtaaaaaaTATATGACTTGCAGTAAACTGACCACGATTCACCATCATCTTTCATTTGTTAGACGCTCTCCTTATTAAAGATGGAGTTCCCTTTTCTGTGTAATTTGAAGTCGCTTACAATTAAGATGACGCCATTTTCATATGCAACATCCCGCATACCGGCTACCAACTTTAAAGAAGGATCTTCATGCATACCTGAAGGAGTAGTTGATTATTTGCTTCAAAACTCACCTTTGGCACGGGTTTATTTTATTGAGTAGATTGCAAAAGGTAAAATGTGCACTCTACTTTTTAAAATGAGTTTCTTTAGTTTGGTTATTTCCTTTCCTTCCCTTTGTCTACCTTGTTTTGTCGACCTCGAGTGAAAGAGtttgttttggaaaaaatatatatatcttcACAGTCCAATGCTAATTTTTTTATATGCATTTCATGTTTTACAGTCTGGTGCACCCTTGGTGACAAATAAAGCAGATGCTGCAGCTAAATTATGAAGAAGTTTTGAAGGGTGGGTTCTAATGGATTTGCTTAACCTTGATGATCTCTTTGACGTTCGCCTATGAAACTGCCTTTTTTTCATTGAGAATTATATAATGCATGTGGTCTTTTTCTGTGACTATTGTGAAAGGCTTGGTTTGGTTTGGCTTGGCTTATCTCTGATGGATTGCGTAGTTCAAATAATTGTAGCATGTAATGGAATGCATGAAAGAGTTATAAAAATTGGAAACTTTATAGGAATAAATAGTAGTTACTTTCAATTAGTTCAAGTGTGTCGCAAATGCATCTGTCAACTTtggtatataaatttaaaaaaaaagcagGTTTGGTTTTATGAATACTTTCTCAATAGAGATGCATATACTTATTGATGCAGATGGATAAACAAATTCATAAACTGCAAATTTAAAGTAATGAACCGAACTAGTCCCAACTTCAATATGTATTATTCATTTACAGGTTGTTTCTGCTGTCATTCACAAGACTATTGCATATGTAGGAACTTCAGGTGACATAGCGTAGTCGTGAAAatcaatcaaataagagtttGCATGTTGTATAGGCTCTTGAGCATGAAGATAATTCATGTAACATTTGTCACCCTACAATCCCAGAACTATGGTATCCTGTCAACATTTGTCACCCTACAATCCCAGAACTATGGTATCCTGTCAACCAATAAAGTATTTTATCAAAAGTTAAAGTACTTAAGACATTAAAATTGCGGAAAGAGACAATTGATACCTTGAAAGTTAATCTCCAAGTGAGTCAATCTTTGAAACATGGGAGCATTGCGGAACAAGACAAGATTGATGAAACACGACCTCGTAGTCTATAAAAAAATACACAATACATAACATTAAATTTGTATAGTGTTAAATCATAATTTCATTTAACATTTACTTAGGACAATGATATTCTTACCACcgttcactagtacaaaaatgttaatttacacccgttttttattaaatttacacccattatttttaataaaaatcgggtgtatatccacagggtgagaaatgtctaacgcatttacacccgttaaaaatcgggtgtaattgagcgtaattacgtttttaattacaccctgttttaataaaaatcgggtgtaattgaacgtaattacgtttttaattacaccctgttttaataaaaatcgggtgtaattaggcgtaattacgttttaattacaccctattttaataaaaatcgggtgtaattgggcataattacgttttaattacaccctgttttaattaaaatcgggtgtaaatacgttcttaattacaccctattttaataaaaatcgggtgtaaatacgccatttatgaatgaacaattatattatatttaaatctatttacaccctatttcatatacaccatttagttatatttcattttcaatcataatattgcaaatactataaaatcatacacataaaaatcatattttaactaagtcaaaatatttttaatattaaccaaaaagtatacaaaatc
This DNA window, taken from Vicia villosa cultivar HV-30 ecotype Madison, WI unplaced genomic scaffold, Vvil1.0 ctg.001041F_1_1, whole genome shotgun sequence, encodes the following:
- the LOC131632836 gene encoding F-box/LRR-repeat protein At3g26922-like, translating into MHIHDEDRISNLPDCLLLHILSFLKVEPVVQTCVLSKRWNNIWKHLPTLRFNSRDFKSLKAFTKFVSIIFSLRCSSTALSALHFVRSGIVEPHILQWIVNYAISHNVRLLDIDVRCDIKQFPSCLFSCQSLTSLHLSVCNRVCRGERILFPNSVKMPALTTLSLRRFIFSSGDDGRCEPFSTFSKLNSLTIRYCKVVDAQNLCISSLTLVNLTIQNFPYVNDDFRKVELSSPSLSVFAFSGSPCMELCGSNISSIKHINIDARLSENSVDPPSILLSTLLKLADIKSMTVTADTLQTLSLLKMEFPFLCNLKSLTIKMTPFSYATSRIPATNFKEGSSCIPEGVVDYLLQNSPLARVYFIE